Proteins from a genomic interval of Lycium ferocissimum isolate CSIRO_LF1 chromosome 2, AGI_CSIRO_Lferr_CH_V1, whole genome shotgun sequence:
- the LOC132034301 gene encoding uncharacterized protein LOC132034301 isoform X1, translating to MIWGYKIFDIFCGIEKKIMMGTFKIFPFGVFVEEKGKNRNQSEKPGEDDQCPICFGDFTIPCRTNCGHWFCATCILQLWNYRSTVQRCKCPICCRPISKLVPEDTLLVRQQEDGELLRDIGRYNHLYVGGVYGVFLKLAALPLLMRSFFSKLIDPDHVKLNCYVMRLFALLLSWIYSRCNFEFIPTGRLGIWRLLDICAMSMVAVFYFAGLFRRWALRRHVRLLSVLQAHPS from the exons ATGATTTGGGGTTAtaagatttttgatatattttgtgggattgaaaaaaaaattatgatggGGACATTCAAGATCTTTCCTTTTGGTGTATTTGTtgaagaaaagggtaaaaataggAATCAAAGTGAAAAGCCAGGTGAGGATGATCAGTGTCCAATATGTTTTGGAGACTTCACAATTCCTTGCAGGACCAATTGTGGACACTGGTTTTGTG CAACTTGCATATTGCAGCTATGGAATTATAGATCAACAGTACAACGTTGCAAATGTCCCATATGCTGTCGTCCCATCAGTAAGCTGGTTCCCGAGGATACTTTGCTTGTGCGACAACAAGAGGATGGTGAACTGCTTAGGGACATTGGGCGATACAATCACCTATACGTAGGTGGTGTTTATGGTGTGTTTCTG AAATTAGCGGCATTGCCACTGTTAATGCGGTCATTCTTCAGCAAACTGATAGATCCTGATCATGTTAAGTTAAACTGCTACGTAATGCGCCTTTTTGCT TTACTGCTGAGTTGGATCTACAGTCGCTGCAACTTTGAGTTTATTCCTACCG GACGTCTGGGAATATGGAGACTACTTGACATCTGTGCTATGTCAATGGTAGCCGTTTTCTATTTCGCAGGCCTATTCCGTAGATGGGCGCTTAGGCGTCATGTGAGGCTGTTATCTGTTTTACAAGCTCACCCTAGTTAA
- the LOC132034301 gene encoding uncharacterized protein LOC132034301 isoform X4: MKTTCILQLWNYRSTVQRCKCPICCRPISKLVPEDTLLVRQQEDGELLRDIGRYNHLYVGGVYGVFLKLAALPLLMRSFFSKLIDPDHVKLNCYVMRLFALLLSWIYSRCNFEFIPTGRLGIWRLLDICAMSMVAVFYFAGLFRRWALRRHVRLLSVLQAHPS; this comes from the exons ATGAAAA CAACTTGCATATTGCAGCTATGGAATTATAGATCAACAGTACAACGTTGCAAATGTCCCATATGCTGTCGTCCCATCAGTAAGCTGGTTCCCGAGGATACTTTGCTTGTGCGACAACAAGAGGATGGTGAACTGCTTAGGGACATTGGGCGATACAATCACCTATACGTAGGTGGTGTTTATGGTGTGTTTCTG AAATTAGCGGCATTGCCACTGTTAATGCGGTCATTCTTCAGCAAACTGATAGATCCTGATCATGTTAAGTTAAACTGCTACGTAATGCGCCTTTTTGCT TTACTGCTGAGTTGGATCTACAGTCGCTGCAACTTTGAGTTTATTCCTACCG GACGTCTGGGAATATGGAGACTACTTGACATCTGTGCTATGTCAATGGTAGCCGTTTTCTATTTCGCAGGCCTATTCCGTAGATGGGCGCTTAGGCGTCATGTGAGGCTGTTATCTGTTTTACAAGCTCACCCTAGTTAA
- the LOC132034301 gene encoding uncharacterized protein LOC132034301 isoform X2 translates to MIWGYKIFDIFCGIEKKIMMGTFKIFPFGVFVEEKGKNRNQSEKPGEDDQCPICFGDFTIPCRTNCGHWFCATCILQLWNYRSTVQRCKCPICCRPISKLVPEDTLLVRQQEDGELLRDIGRYNHLYVGGVYGVFLLLLSWIYSRCNFEFIPTGRLGIWRLLDICAMSMVAVFYFAGLFRRWALRRHVRLLSVLQAHPS, encoded by the exons ATGATTTGGGGTTAtaagatttttgatatattttgtgggattgaaaaaaaaattatgatggGGACATTCAAGATCTTTCCTTTTGGTGTATTTGTtgaagaaaagggtaaaaataggAATCAAAGTGAAAAGCCAGGTGAGGATGATCAGTGTCCAATATGTTTTGGAGACTTCACAATTCCTTGCAGGACCAATTGTGGACACTGGTTTTGTG CAACTTGCATATTGCAGCTATGGAATTATAGATCAACAGTACAACGTTGCAAATGTCCCATATGCTGTCGTCCCATCAGTAAGCTGGTTCCCGAGGATACTTTGCTTGTGCGACAACAAGAGGATGGTGAACTGCTTAGGGACATTGGGCGATACAATCACCTATACGTAGGTGGTGTTTATGGTGTGTTTCTG TTACTGCTGAGTTGGATCTACAGTCGCTGCAACTTTGAGTTTATTCCTACCG GACGTCTGGGAATATGGAGACTACTTGACATCTGTGCTATGTCAATGGTAGCCGTTTTCTATTTCGCAGGCCTATTCCGTAGATGGGCGCTTAGGCGTCATGTGAGGCTGTTATCTGTTTTACAAGCTCACCCTAGTTAA
- the LOC132034301 gene encoding uncharacterized protein LOC132034301 isoform X3, with amino-acid sequence MISVQYVLETSQFLAGPIVDTGFVLWNYRSTVQRCKCPICCRPISKLVPEDTLLVRQQEDGELLRDIGRYNHLYVGGVYGVFLKLAALPLLMRSFFSKLIDPDHVKLNCYVMRLFALLLSWIYSRCNFEFIPTGRLGIWRLLDICAMSMVAVFYFAGLFRRWALRRHVRLLSVLQAHPS; translated from the exons ATGATCAGTGTCCAATATGTTTTGGAGACTTCACAATTCCTTGCAGGACCAATTGTGGACACTGGTTTTGTG CTATGGAATTATAGATCAACAGTACAACGTTGCAAATGTCCCATATGCTGTCGTCCCATCAGTAAGCTGGTTCCCGAGGATACTTTGCTTGTGCGACAACAAGAGGATGGTGAACTGCTTAGGGACATTGGGCGATACAATCACCTATACGTAGGTGGTGTTTATGGTGTGTTTCTG AAATTAGCGGCATTGCCACTGTTAATGCGGTCATTCTTCAGCAAACTGATAGATCCTGATCATGTTAAGTTAAACTGCTACGTAATGCGCCTTTTTGCT TTACTGCTGAGTTGGATCTACAGTCGCTGCAACTTTGAGTTTATTCCTACCG GACGTCTGGGAATATGGAGACTACTTGACATCTGTGCTATGTCAATGGTAGCCGTTTTCTATTTCGCAGGCCTATTCCGTAGATGGGCGCTTAGGCGTCATGTGAGGCTGTTATCTGTTTTACAAGCTCACCCTAGTTAA
- the LOC132034326 gene encoding uncharacterized protein LOC132034326, whose protein sequence is MLLPVPEGAFAVRLVEDASIKTRVVNVTKGTFYSLSFNFARTPKLLTTERFFKVSFLRRKDEHNFDFNRFLSRIWHFKWKIALDGCKWTCMTIKRDIWVLFLVSM, encoded by the exons ATGCTGCTTCCAGTGCCCGAAGGAGCTTTTGCTGTTAGGCTTGTGGAAGACGCATCCATCAAGACCAGAGTCGTGAATGTGACTAAGGGAACTTTCTACTCTCTATCCTTCAACTTTGCCAGGACACCAAAATTGCTTACAACAGAACG GTTCTTTAAAGTGAGTTTCTTAAGGAGGAAGGACGAACATAACTTTGATTTTAACAG GTTTCTGTCACGTATTTGGCATTTCAAGTGGAAGATTGCTTTAGATGGATGTAAATGGACTTGCATGACCATTAAAAGAGATATTTGGGTTCTTTTCCTCGTGTCTATGTAA